Proteins encoded together in one Juglans regia cultivar Chandler chromosome 9, Walnut 2.0, whole genome shotgun sequence window:
- the LOC108998428 gene encoding transcription factor WER-like isoform X2, with product MEGRNEYKKGLWTEEEDRILMDYIRVHGKGKWNRIAKMSGLKRGGKSCRLRWINYLSPSVKRGGFSEEEEDLIIRLHNLLGNRWSLIAGRVPGRTDNQVKNHWNTHLSKKLGIKNGKTKVSVSTQSFSRESVANCIVHSESNPEILTSSCNGESTVETIIEDKSHAVFSFTSTQEAVTMDDNNSSYWFFNDDLSFAPYLVEPIDEYALDFVWDSL from the exons ATGGAAGGTAGGAATGAATACAAAAAAGGGTTGTggacagaggaggaggatcgaATTTTAATGGATTACATAAGGGTGCATGGAAAAGGCAAGTGGAATCGAATCGCGAAAATGTCAG GTTTGAAGAGGGGTGGCAAAAGTTGCAGATTAAGGTGGATAAATTATCTAAGTCCTAGTGTAAAGCGGGGTGGCTTttcagaggaagaagaggacCTCATAATTCGGCTCCATAACCTTCTGGGAAACAG GTGGTCTTTGATAGCTGGGCGGGTACCTGGGAGAACTGATAATCAAGTCAAGAACCATTGGAACACTCATTTGAGCAAAAAGCTCGggataaaaaatggaaaaaccaAAGTTTCTGTTTCTACACAGTCGTTTTCTAGAGAATCAGTGGCAAATTGTATTGTCCATTCAGAATCAAATCCTGAGATACTAACTTCCAGTTGTAATGGAGAATCTACAGTTGAGACTATAATAGAAGACAAATCTCATGCCGTCTTCAGCTTTACTAGCACACAAGAAGCTGTCACAATGGACGACAATAACAGTTCTTATtg gttttttaatgatgatctAAGTTTTGCTCCTTATTTGGTTGAGCCTATAGATGAATATgctcttgattttgtttgggaTAGTTTGTAA
- the LOC108998428 gene encoding transcription factor MYB23-like isoform X1 — MEGRNEYKKGLWTEEEDRILMDYIRVHGKGKWNRIAKMSGLKRGGKSCRLRWINYLSPSVKRGGFSEEEEDLIIRLHNLLGNRWSLIAGRVPGRTDNQVKNHWNTHLSKKLGIKNGKTKVSVSTQSFSRESVANCIVHSESNPEILTSSCNGESTVETIIEDKSHAVFSFTSTQEAVTMDDNNSSYWFFNDDLSFASYLVSTQEAVTMDDNNSSYWFFNDDLSFAPYLVEPIDEYALDFVWDSL; from the exons ATGGAAGGTAGGAATGAATACAAAAAAGGGTTGTggacagaggaggaggatcgaATTTTAATGGATTACATAAGGGTGCATGGAAAAGGCAAGTGGAATCGAATCGCGAAAATGTCAG GTTTGAAGAGGGGTGGCAAAAGTTGCAGATTAAGGTGGATAAATTATCTAAGTCCTAGTGTAAAGCGGGGTGGCTTttcagaggaagaagaggacCTCATAATTCGGCTCCATAACCTTCTGGGAAACAG GTGGTCTTTGATAGCTGGGCGGGTACCTGGGAGAACTGATAATCAAGTCAAGAACCATTGGAACACTCATTTGAGCAAAAAGCTCGggataaaaaatggaaaaaccaAAGTTTCTGTTTCTACACAGTCGTTTTCTAGAGAATCAGTGGCAAATTGTATTGTCCATTCAGAATCAAATCCTGAGATACTAACTTCCAGTTGTAATGGAGAATCTACAGTTGAGACTATAATAGAAGACAAATCTCATGCCGTCTTCAGCTTTACTAGCACACAAGAAGCTGTCACAATGGACGACAATAACAGTTCTTATtggttttttaatgatgatctAAGTTTTGCTTCTTATTTGGTTAGCACACAAGAAGCTGTCACAATGGACGACAATAACAGTTCTTATtggttttttaatgatgatctAAGTTTTGCTCCTTATTTGGTTGAGCCTATAGATGAATATgctcttgattttgtttgggaTAGTTTGTAA
- the LOC108998434 gene encoding uncharacterized protein LOC108998434 — MGKAKFASGLGFRDLESFNIALLAKQDYRLLQRPDALLSKILKFKYFPHFSFFEAKIGSNPSYIWSIHATKNLELDSDEYVFALIDLDHKYWNTPLIDSIFSSTEAEIVKKIPIRAYNCPDRVIWRCLKNGIFSVKNAYHLHKEMVERAKGQGSSFNSQKDTWLNIPNATKVFTLKACLESLPTKANLFKKTVVESPDFPICLSEAETIIHTIWDCHAAKDVWSTSSKKVQKSGLFASGFMQSFSSAKKIWQRRNSFIFQDNFIHPNLLIQQAKQLLTEYQEGQASKVVSKGASKSNHTSWEPLPLGTDKVNWDAAAKHEDGRVGIGIVIRDFEERVIASRSMQRYMLTNSYTVESQGALQAIIFARDIGFRRIILEGDALQFM, encoded by the exons ATGGGAAAGGCAAAGTTTGCAAGTGGCTTGGGGTTTAGAGATTTGGAAAGTTTTAACATAGCCTTACTTGCAAAACAAGACTATAGATTACTACAAAGACCTGATGCTCTTCTAAGTAAGATTCTGAAGTTCAAATACTTtcctcatttctcattttttgaaGCTAAAATTGGATCAAACCCTTCCTATATTTGGAGTATACATGCAACAAAGAATTTG GAATTAGATAGTGATGAATATGTTTTTGCACTCATTGACCTAGATCATAAGTACTGGAATACCCCATTGATTGATTCCATATTTTCAAGTACAGAAGCTGAAATTGTTAAGAAAATTCCTATTAGAGCTTATAATTGTCCAGACAGGGTTATTTGGAGATGTTTGAAAAATGGTATATTCTCTGTAAAGAATGCATACCATTTGCATAAGGAGATGGTAGAGAGGGCTAAAGGACAAGGATCAAGTTTTAATTCTCAAAAAGATACCTGGCTGAATATCCCTAATGCAACAAAGGTATTTACATTGAAAGCTTGCTTAGAGTCTTTACCTACAAAGGCTAACCTTTTTAAGAAAACAGTTGTTGAGTCTCCAGATTTCCCTATTTGTTTGAGTGAAGCAGAAACAATCATTCATACAATATGGGATTGTCATGCAGCTAAGGATGTATGGAGCACTTCTTCTAAGAAAGTCCAGAAAAGTGGTTTGTTTGCATCAGGTTTTATGCAGAGTTTCTCCTCTGCAAAGAAAATTTGGCAGAGGAGAAACTCCTTCATTTTTCAAGATAATTTTATCCATCCAAACTTGCTAATACAGCAGGCAAAACAACTACTAACAGAATATCAAGAAGGTCAAGCTTCAAAGGTAGTTTCCAAAGGTGCATCAAAAAGCAATCATACTAGCTGGGAACCTCTTCCTTTAGGCACTGATAAGGTGAATTGGGATGCTGCAGCCAAACATGAGGATGGTAGAGTTGGCATAGGTATCGTTATAAGGGATTTTGAAGAAAGGGTGATAGCTTCCAGAAGCATGCAAAGGTATATGCTTACTAATTCTTATACAGTTGAGTCTCAAGGAGCCCTACAGGCCATCATTTTTGCAAGAGACATAGGATTCAGGAGGATAATCTTGGAAGGGGATGCATTGCAA TTCATGTGA